Genomic window (Streptosporangiales bacterium):
CGTCCGGTCGGGTGACCTGTGAGCCGACGTGGCAGTGCAGTCCGACGAGCTCGAGGTCGGGTTGCCCGAGGATGCGGCGGACGACGTCCTCGGCCGCACCGGAGTCGAGCGACAGGCCGAACTTCTGCTCCTCGACACCTGTCGTCAGAGCCTGGTGCGTTCCGGCGTCGACGCCAGGGATGACGCGCAGGAGCACGGGCTGGCGGTGACGACCGCCGGTCGCGGCGGCGAGCCGTGCCACCTCGGTCGCGGAGTCGACCACGATCCTGCCCACGCCGTAGTCGAGAGCAGCGCGCAGGTCCTGTGGCGACTTTGCGTTGCCGTGCAGCAGGATCCGTTCCGCGGGGAACCCGACCGATCGGGCGATCGCGAGCTCTCCGGCGGACACGACGTCGAGAGACAGACCTTCGTCAGCGACCCACCGTGCCATTGCTCTGCACAGGAACGCCTTGCCGGCGTAGGCGATCTCGGCGTCGGGGAACGCGCGCCTGAACCGGCGGCAGCGCGTGCGCACGTCGTACTCGTCGATGACGTATGCGGGGGTTCCGTAGCGGGTGACCACGTCGGTGAGCCGGACACCGCCGACGGTGAGGTCGCCGTCCTCGGTGGTCTGGCTGGTCAGTGGCCACACAGCGTCATCCGGTGGGACCGTGGAGACGGGTCGGGCCGAGAGCTGAGCGGTCATGGTGCGGGTGCTTCCACCAGGCGCGATCCCGTCAAGCCGGGGACCTGGTTCAGGACGAGGTTGGTGACCCGGTCCGTGGAGCCGCCGCCGTGGAGCGCGACGAGGGTGGCGTGGAGATTCGGTACGTCGCGGCAGGCGAGCCAGACCTCGTAGTCGGCGTCGCCGGCGATCTGCCACGCGTTGACGACGGTCGGCAGGGAGCGCAGGAGATCCTCGAACGCGCTCGGCTCGACGCCTGCGGTCAGGCGCAACCTGACGACCGCTTGGACCGGCCGACCCAGCCGGGTGGGATCGAGCCGAGCGTGATAGCCGACCACCATGCCGTTCGCCTGCAGTCGGTGGATCCTCGTCGACACGGCGGACTCGCTGAGCCCTGTCGACGACGCGAGCGTGCGTAGTCGGACGCGGCCGTCGTCGGCGAGGTGGCGCAGGATGCAGCGGTCGATTTCGTCGAGGTATGCGGCACTGTCAGCATCGGTGTGGGTCTTCACGGTCATCGCTTCGCCTCGCCTCGGTCTGGACGTGGTCGTCATGCCGACTTCTCGTGGAGGCGGGGACGGCTCAGCACCATCGTGGGGTCGACGGAGATACGGCTGATCCCCAGCGCTCGGAGCATCTCCCGCAGCGCCGACTCGTCCAACGTGATCCAGTGCTGCTCGGCACCCATCGCCAGCTGCAGGCGGTCCTCGGTCGTGAACGCGAGACCCACTCGTTCACCGACGCGGTCGACACCCAGTCGGACGGCGGGCACCTCGGTGCCACGCACGGGTACATGCATCCATCTGTGACTCACCGAGTTGTGCACCTTGCCCGTTCCCCGCTCTCCGACGAGATACTCACGACCTCGAACCTACGAGCGCGGGGAACGGGCACGAACCTCCGCTTGCGCCCTTCATACGCGCCCTGACGCAGTCTTGACACCTCGGGAGCGCCGGCTGTCGTAGAGAAGGCGTCAAGACGAACCGGTCCGCTGTCAAGAACGCGTCAAGATCCCGCGCGGAGATAGGGCGTTGTGCATGCAATGGCCACATGATGCTCGCGCGACCAGCGGATTCTCACTGCGCCCGGCCAGTCGCGTCGCCGTTCGCCCTGCCCATCGGGTTTGCCGCACTGCTGGTTGCCGCGGCCGCGCTCACCGGACAGACCGAGCACTCCCAGCCGGAGCGAATCGTGGTCATGGTCAGCATCACGACCGGCGTCGCGGCAAACGCCCGCCTCCGCGACGCCATCCCGCTCGCCGTGCTCGGCTGGCTGTTCACCAACGGGTTCATCATCCACCAGTTCGGCGAGTTGGGCTGGCAGACCACCACCGAACCGACGCGGGTCGGTGTATTCGCCTGTGCCGCCGTCGTCGGAGCGCTCTGCGGACACCTCCTGCGTATCCGGCCACACAGAACTCGGGATCCACGCCACCTCGATCCAGCCAAGACCCGTCGAGGACGGCGAGGAACGTGACGGCGAGGGCGCCGCCGTCACAGCGCTCCCGGCCCACGGAGCAGCCCGGCCCACGCCGTGACCGCGAACGTGCCCGCCACGACCAGGGCGACCGCGACGAGGAACACCACGTCGCCTCCGGTCACCACGACGGGACGCCACACCGTCCGCTCGCCTGCCCCGAGGCCCCTGCTCTCCAGGGCGACCGCGAGCCGCTCACCGCGCCGCAACGCGAGCACCAGCAACGTGATCGCCGCCCGGGCGAGCGCACGCGGGGTGCGCGGCGCGCGACCGTGCCGCGTGCGCGGTTGGCGTACGGCGTGCGCGCGGCGGATGGAGCGCCACTCCCCCGGGAGCATGCCGAGCAGCCGGTACCCGGCGAGCATGCCGTAGGCCACCTGTGGAGGCAGCCGCAGCTGGCGCTGCATGCTGGTGAGGAGGCGCACCGGATCGGTCGTGAGCACGAACCCGACGGAGCACGTGCCGATCACCATGGTCCGCAGCGCGAGCGACGTCCCGACCGCGAGCCCGTCGTCGGTGATGCTGAACCAGCCCGCGGAGACGATGACGGTGCCGCCGCGGCTCACCGCGTTCACCGCGAGCAGGCTGACCGCGAACGCGAAGAACGGCAGCTGCGCCGCGGCGAGCACCCGCATCCCGACCCGGCCGAGCACGCCGACGGCGAGGAGCGCGAGCGCGTAGAGCAGCGCGGGTGTGGCGGGATCGAAGACGCCGAGGAGTGCGGCGGAGACGGCGAACACGGCGACGAACTTCGCGACCGGGTTGCGCCGGTGCAGGAAGCTGTCGCCGTCGCGCACCCCGGGGACGAGCGTGTTCACGTCAGCGCCTCGCGGAGCCCCTGGAGCAGGGGACGCAGGCCGACGCCGGACTGCTCGGCCCACCAGTCGAGCAGCGGCGGACGGACGAGTCCCGCGGCGGCGAGCAACCGTGCGTCCGCCAGCATCTCGTGCGTGGGCCCCGCGGCGGTGACCCGTCCGCCGTGCACGACCACCACCCGGTCGGCCACCAGGCCGACGAGGCGCAGGTCGTGCGTGGCGAACGCGACGGCGCGTCCGGCGTCCGCCGTCGCCCGCAGATGGTCGGCGAGCGTCAGGGCGTGTGCACGGTCCTGCCCGAAGGTCGGTTCGTCGAGCAGCAGCACCGGGTGGTCGAGCACGGCCATCGCCGCGACGGAGAGGCGGCGCTTCTCTCCCCCGCTGAGCCGGAACGGGTCGGCGTCGGCGAGGTGCGAGAGGCCGAACTCCGTCAGCGCGGCGTCGACGCGGGCGCGCCGCTGCTGTCCGTGCACGCCGAAGCCGTCGAGGCCGTAACCGATCTCGGCCACCACGGACCGGCCGAGGAACTGGTGCTCCGGCTGCTGGAAGA
Coding sequences:
- a CDS encoding energy-coupling factor transporter transmembrane protein EcfT, with the protein product MVGRAVRRRPASPAPGAPRGADVNTLVPGVRDGDSFLHRRNPVAKFVAVFAVSAALLGVFDPATPALLYALALLAVGVLGRVGMRVLAAAQLPFFAFAVSLLAVNAVSRGGTVIVSAGWFSITDDGLAVGTSLALRTMVIGTCSVGFVLTTDPVRLLTSMQRQLRLPPQVAYGMLAGYRLLGMLPGEWRSIRRAHAVRQPRTRHGRAPRTPRALARAAITLLVLALRRGERLAVALESRGLGAGERTVWRPVVVTGGDVVFLVAVALVVAGTFAVTAWAGLLRGPGAL
- the lysA gene encoding diaminopimelate decarboxylase, with amino-acid sequence MTAQLSARPVSTVPPDDAVWPLTSQTTEDGDLTVGGVRLTDVVTRYGTPAYVIDEYDVRTRCRRFRRAFPDAEIAYAGKAFLCRAMARWVADEGLSLDVVSAGELAIARSVGFPAERILLHGNAKSPQDLRAALDYGVGRIVVDSATEVARLAAATGGRHRQPVLLRVIPGVDAGTHQALTTGVEEQKFGLSLDSGAAEDVVRRILGQPDLELVGLHCHVGSQVTRPDAHATAARRLVTGLARIRTEHDITLRQLDLGGGFPVPYTSAEPSFDLPGHARELRAAVARTCALHRYPTPKLTIEPGRGIAATAGITAYHVLAVKHTSAGNTYVAVDGGMGDNPRCSLYGARYTVRLVGRRAKTRETRPTTVVGRFCETGDIIAVDAPLPADLHPGDVLVVAVTGAYHHSMASNYNAIARPPVIAVRDGRARLLIRREADADINTRDVGL
- a CDS encoding AsnC family transcriptional regulator; translated protein: MTTTSRPRRGEAMTVKTHTDADSAAYLDEIDRCILRHLADDGRVRLRTLASSTGLSESAVSTRIHRLQANGMVVGYHARLDPTRLGRPVQAVVRLRLTAGVEPSAFEDLLRSLPTVVNAWQIAGDADYEVWLACRDVPNLHATLVALHGGGSTDRVTNLVLNQVPGLTGSRLVEAPAP